In Sphaeramia orbicularis chromosome 12, fSphaOr1.1, whole genome shotgun sequence, the following proteins share a genomic window:
- the glt8d2 gene encoding glycosyltransferase 8 domain-containing protein 2: MPLLRKINRVLLVLLVLMVCLLLHSALRVSTQPKASDQWRGLSHGAGLPGAKTPQEENVIPVVICASEERLGATMATINSVYSNTDASVLFYLVTLRDAVKLTRQYIERTKLKGIRYKILEFNPMILRGKVKPDSSRPDLLHPLNFVRFYLPMLEINHKRVIYLDDDVIVQGDIKDLFNIKMKPGHAAAFATDCDLPSTHEVVRSIGMQTTYMGFLDYRKQEVKDLGINPSDCSFNPGVFVADIREWKKQKITKQLEKWMEENFRINIYSSAMAGGVATPPMLIVFHDKFTTLDPMWHVRHLGWSPDAHYSDNILQKARLLHWNGPFKPWSYPAVHLDLWEKWFVPDPSAKFTLLRPDGDG; encoded by the exons ATGCCTCTTCTGAGAAAAA TTAACAGGGTCCTCCTGGTTCTGCTGGTGCTGATGGTGTGTCTCCTCCTCCACAGTGCACTCAGAGTCTCCACTCAGCCCAAAGCGTCAG ATCAGTGGAGGGGCCTCAGTCATGGAGCTGGGCTTCCTGGGGCGAAAACGCCACAAGAGGAAAATGTTATCCCTGTGGTCATCTGTGCATCAGAGGAGCGTTTGGGTGCAACCATGGCAACCATCAACAGCGTCTATAGCAACACAGACGCCAGCGTGTTGTTCTACCTTGTTACTCTGCGTGACGCTGTCAAACTGACCAG GCAGTACATAGAAAGGACCAAACTGAAAGGTATCAGGTATAAGATACTGGAGTTCAATCCCATGATTTTACGAGGGAAGGTGAAGCCAGATTCTTCTCGTCCTGATCTGTTGCACCCA ctgaaCTTTGTGCGCTTTTATTTACCTATGCTTGAAATCAACCATAAGAGGGTGATCTACTTAGATGATGATGTGATTGTGCAGG GTGATATTAAGGATCTGTTCAATATTAAGATGAAACCAGGTCATGCTGCAGCTTTTGCCACTGACTGCGATTTACCGTCCACACATGAGGTGGTGCGCAGCATTGGGATGCAG ACAACCTACATGGGTTTCCTGGATTACAGAAAACAAGAAGTTAAAGACCTGGGCATCAACCCAAGTGACTGCTCATTCAACCCCGGGGTGTTTGTGGCTGATATTAGggaatggaaaaaacagaagatcACCAAACAGCTGGAAAAATGGATGGAGGAGAATTTTAG gATCAACATATACAGCAGTGCCATGGCCGGAGGTGTCGCAACTCCACCCATGCTCATAGTGTTTCATGACAAATTCACAACACTGGATCCCATGTGGCACGTCAGACACCTGG GCTGGAGCCCTGATGCCCATTATTCAGACAATATCCTACAGAAGGCACGGCTGCTGCACTGGAACGGCCCCTTCAAACCGTGGAGTTACCCCGCCGTTCATTTAGATCTGTGGGAGAAGTGGTTTGTCCCAGACCCGTCTGCAAAGTTCACCTTACTACGACCTGATGGCGACGGCTGA
- the LOC115430086 gene encoding E3 ubiquitin-protein ligase TRIM39-like: MATEGSFQSDNKFLCCICLDVFTDPVTIPCGHNFCKTCITQHWTVNDQHQCPMCKEPFDKTPDLRVNTFISEMVHQFRQTMVNKSSSCSEKQAAEPGGVPCDVCTEAKLKALKSCLVCLTSYCQTHLEPHLRIPGLKRHTLINPVENLEDRMCKIYGRPLGMFYLTDNICVCQFCTVSDHRLHHVVPAIQEYEAKKAVLQTEGTNVQQMIQERRLKIEQIQQSVRLSKDDADKETSASVNVITALIEFIEAGLTEVVKTIEEKQKTIEEQAEGFIRELEEEISELMKRNVVVEQPSHIKDDFKLLQNFTSMNTAPPTEDWTEVRIQTSHRGTVKTTVGQLKNTIDEKVKRLYIDIELNRVQQFAVDITLDPETANPYLILSPNGKEVKHGDVMKDLPDNMERFFPTCVVLGKQSLSSGRCYYEVQVKEKTEWTLGVVSESISRKGKVKARPASKCWSIGLRNNCNYKAFNNTHVPLSIKSDLKKVGVFVDYEEGLVSFYDVDASYLIYSFTDCNFNEKLCMIFGPRSNDGGKNSAPLIICPVGQT, translated from the coding sequence ATGGCCACTGAAGGTAGTTTCCAGTCTGACAATAAGTTTCTGTGCTGCATCTGTCTGGATGTGTTCACTGATCCAGTCACCATCccatgtggacacaacttctgcaaaaCCTGCATCACACAGCACTGGACAGTGAATGACCAGCACCAGTGTCCAATGTGTAAAGAGCCTTTTGATAAAACACCTGATCTACGAGTCAACACGTTCATATCAGAGATGGTCCATCAGTTCAGACAGACGATGGTGAACAAAAGCAGCAGCTGCTCAGAGAAACAAGCTGCAGAACCAGGAGGAGTTCCTTGTGATGTCTGCACCGAGGccaaactgaaggccctgaagtcctgcctggtgtgtctgACCTCCTACTGCCAGACTCACCTGGAGCCTCATCTCAGAATCCCAGGCCTGAAAAGACATACGCTGATCAATCCTGTGGAAAACCTGGAAGACCGCATGTGTAAAATATATGGTAGACCTCTGGGGATGTTCTATTTAACGGACAACATTTGTGTGTGCCAGTTTTGTACTGTGTCAGATCACAGGCTTCATCATGTTGTCCCCGCCATACAAGAGTATGAAGCAAAGAAGGCTGTGCTCCAGACAGAAGGCACTAATGTCCAACAGATGATCCAGGAGAGACGACTGAAGATTGAGCAGATCCAACAGTCAGTAAGGCTCAGTAAAGACGATGCAGACAAAGAGACATCGGCCAGCGTGAATGTCATCACTGCCCTGATAGAGTTTATTGAAGCAGGTCTGACTGAGGTCGTGAAGACAATTGAGGAGAAGCAGAAAACGATAGAGGAACAGGCTGAAGGCTTCATCAGAGAACTGGAGGAGGAAATATCTGAGCTGATGAAGAGAAATGTTGTAGTGGAGCAGCCTTCACACATCAAAGATGACTTCAAACTCCTTCAGAACTTCACCTCCATGAACACTGCTCCACCCACCGAAGACTGGACGGAGGTCAGAATTCAAACATCACATAGGGGGACTGTGAAGACCACTGTGGGTCAGCTGAAGAACACAATTGATGAAAAAGTGAAGAGGCTGTATATTGATATTGAGCTGAACAGGGTCCAGCAGTTTGCAGTGGACATAACTCTGGATCCTGAAACAGCAAACCCGTATCTCATATTATCCCCTAATGGGAAAGAAGTTAAGCATGGTGATGTAATGAAAGACCTCCCTGACAATATGGAGAGGTTTTTTCCTACTTGTGTTGTCTTAGGGAAGCAGAGTCTCTCCTCAGGAAGATGTTACTATGAGGTCCAGGTTAAAGAGAAGACTGAGTGGACTTTGGGAGTGGTCAGTGAGTCCATCAGTAGGAAGGGGAAAGTCAAAGCACGCCCCGCAAGTAAGTGTTGGAGCATTGGTCTGAGAAATAACTGCAACTATAAGGCCTTTAATAACACCCATGTTCCTCTCAGCATCAAATCTGATCTCAAaaaggtgggggtgtttgtggattatgaggagggtctggtctcTTTTTATGATGTAGATGCCTCATACCTTATCTACTCCTTTACTGACTGTAACTTCAATGAGAAACTCTGTATGATCTTTGGCCCCCGTTCTAATGATGGAGGTAAAAACTCTGCGCCTTTGATCATATGTCCTGTTGGTCAGACCTAG